Proteins from a single region of Methanoculleus taiwanensis:
- a CDS encoding nicotinate phosphoribosyltransferase, with protein MGRFLTVDEDAIREGRCTDVYFERIESVLAKDDINPEVVVEVGAPALPDGWAVFCGLADVLSLLEGLDLSVDAMPEGSVFFPGEPVLRITGRYRTFAAYETAILGFLCHASGVASAAAHIRVAAGDRPVYSFGSRRQHPAIAPMIERAAWIGGVEGVSNTCAPEGIPLAGTMPHAFVICYPRQEDAWTAFDRHTPPSVPRIMLCDTFDDEKSEAVRAAKVGAAAVRLDTPRSRRGDMRSIIEEVRWELDARGYGNVRIFLSGGVTREDVALYRDIVDAFGVGGAIANAPVVDFSMDIVEIDGRICAKRGKRSGAKQVYDLPSGTRLVRLAREPAPEGATPLIVPVIESGRIVRESGHTEARERVLSRLSRLTA; from the coding sequence ATGGGCAGATTTTTGACCGTGGATGAGGATGCGATCCGCGAGGGGCGCTGCACCGACGTCTACTTCGAGCGGATCGAGAGTGTCCTTGCGAAAGATGATATCAACCCGGAGGTCGTCGTGGAGGTCGGTGCACCGGCTCTCCCGGATGGGTGGGCGGTATTCTGCGGCCTCGCCGACGTCCTCTCGCTCCTTGAGGGACTCGACCTTTCCGTCGACGCGATGCCGGAGGGCTCGGTCTTCTTCCCCGGTGAGCCGGTGCTCCGGATCACCGGGAGGTACCGCACCTTCGCCGCGTACGAGACGGCGATCCTCGGGTTCCTCTGCCACGCCTCCGGTGTCGCCTCGGCGGCGGCGCATATCCGCGTGGCTGCGGGCGATCGTCCGGTCTACTCCTTCGGGTCGCGCCGCCAGCACCCCGCGATCGCGCCGATGATCGAGCGTGCCGCCTGGATCGGCGGGGTCGAGGGCGTCTCGAATACCTGCGCTCCGGAGGGTATTCCCCTCGCCGGGACGATGCCGCACGCGTTCGTGATCTGCTACCCGCGGCAGGAGGATGCCTGGACGGCGTTCGACCGCCACACGCCGCCGTCCGTCCCGCGGATCATGCTCTGCGACACCTTCGACGACGAAAAATCGGAGGCGGTCCGGGCGGCGAAGGTCGGTGCCGCCGCCGTCCGGCTCGATACGCCGCGGTCACGGCGGGGCGATATGCGCTCGATCATCGAGGAGGTGCGCTGGGAGCTCGACGCACGCGGCTACGGAAACGTCCGGATCTTCCTCTCCGGGGGGGTTACGCGCGAGGATGTCGCCCTCTACCGCGATATCGTCGATGCGTTCGGGGTCGGCGGCGCGATCGCGAACGCGCCCGTGGTCGACTTTTCGATGGACATCGTGGAGATTGACGGCAGGATATGCGCAAAACGCGGAAAGCGCAGCGGTGCGAAGCAGGTCTACGATCTTCCGTCCGGGACGCGCCTCGTGCGCCTTGCCCGCGAGCCTGCTCCCGAGGGCGCGACGCCGCTCATTGTCCCCGTCATCGAAAGCGGCCGCATCGTGCGGGAATCAGGGCATACGGAGGCACGGGAGCGGGTTTTGTCCCGGCTCTCCCGTCTTACGGCATGA
- a CDS encoding 4Fe-4S ferredoxin has product MDNKVYFWIEQEIRSFLADPVINRLSPDCQEPAWDSPLIGVSRGDDPLYQEFLESIGPFYWTPLEAFRTAFPGSDVTAADLAVIVWALPQTEATRRDHRAASELPSRRWSLSRHYGEEVNDQIRDRLASLLTEAGYPAVAPSRLPAWRREESERFGTASCWSERHAAYASGLGTFGLCDGLITERGKAVRFGSVIARIDLPPTPRPYATHTAYCLGKDGCTACIRRCPAGAISAAGHDKERCFAYIREVTMATVEREIGIPVASCGLCQTGVPCEARRPGRRQ; this is encoded by the coding sequence ATGGACAATAAGGTATATTTTTGGATCGAACAGGAGATCAGGTCGTTCCTTGCTGACCCGGTCATAAACCGGCTTTCCCCGGACTGTCAGGAGCCTGCATGGGATAGCCCGCTCATCGGCGTTTCCCGCGGCGACGACCCGCTCTACCAGGAGTTTTTGGAGAGCATCGGCCCGTTTTACTGGACACCCCTCGAGGCGTTCCGCACCGCTTTTCCGGGTAGTGACGTTACGGCCGCCGATCTTGCCGTCATCGTCTGGGCGCTGCCGCAGACCGAAGCGACGCGGCGGGATCACCGGGCGGCCAGTGAGCTCCCCTCCCGCCGCTGGAGCCTCTCCCGCCACTACGGCGAGGAGGTGAACGACCAGATCCGGGATCGCCTCGCCTCCCTGCTCACCGAAGCCGGATATCCGGCAGTCGCACCGTCCAGGCTCCCGGCGTGGCGGCGCGAAGAGTCGGAACGGTTTGGAACAGCGTCCTGCTGGTCGGAGCGGCACGCCGCCTACGCCTCGGGACTCGGTACCTTCGGCCTCTGCGACGGCCTGATCACGGAGCGGGGAAAAGCGGTGCGCTTCGGGTCGGTAATTGCCCGGATCGACCTTCCTCCGACGCCACGGCCGTACGCGACCCACACTGCATACTGCCTCGGAAAGGACGGATGCACCGCCTGTATCCGTCGCTGCCCCGCGGGCGCGATCTCGGCGGCGGGGCACGACAAGGAGCGGTGCTTCGCATACATCCGGGAGGTCACGATGGCCACCGTCGAGCGCGAGATCGGTATCCCGGTCGCAAGCTGCGGCCTCTGCCAGACCGGCGTGCCCTGCGAGGCCCGGCGACCGGGCCGTCGGCAATAA
- a CDS encoding AMP-binding protein, translating into MVEGSYACGSSDIPLQGITIGEMLNRIAAKYPENEAIVSVHQDIRWTYADFLDRVDRLARALMALDVERGDRVGIWALNYAEWVLTQFATAKIGAIMVNINPAYRTYEFEYAIRQSEVQTLLIQGRFKTSDYVGMFYEACPEAFEGTPGRINSDKFPFLKNVVFIGDIPYNGMFTWDELLEKGDAISPDELAEREESLNFDDAINIQYTSGTTGFPKGVVLTHHNILNNGYIIGEGMKFTEADRLCIPVPFYHCFGMVLSNMACVTHGSTMVLPSPVFNAEAVLQTIQDEKCTAVHGVPTMFIAELSHPNFSSFKLDSLRTGIMAGSPCPIEVMREVNKKMNMSDIVIVYGQTETSPGVTMTTTVDPLERRVSTVGRPFPHTEIKIIDPNTKKIVPRGETGEICARGYCVMRCYYNNPNATHATIDDNGWNHTGDLGTMDDEDYIRIVGRLKDMVIRGGENIYPREIEEFLHNHPAIADVYVIGVPDQKYGEELMAWIKVEGGATLTDDAVREYCRGKIAHFKIPRYYKYVDEFPMTISGKIQKFKMREQAIEELNLEGASKIETA; encoded by the coding sequence ATGGTTGAGGGCAGCTACGCGTGTGGAAGTTCCGATATCCCCCTGCAGGGTATCACCATAGGAGAGATGCTGAACAGGATTGCGGCAAAGTATCCCGAGAACGAGGCCATAGTCTCGGTTCATCAGGATATCAGGTGGACATATGCGGATTTTCTCGACCGCGTGGACAGACTGGCACGCGCACTCATGGCCCTCGATGTCGAGCGCGGAGACCGTGTCGGCATCTGGGCGCTGAACTATGCCGAGTGGGTGCTCACCCAGTTCGCCACCGCGAAGATCGGCGCAATTATGGTGAACATCAACCCCGCTTATCGGACGTACGAGTTCGAATACGCCATCAGGCAGTCCGAGGTGCAGACGCTCCTTATCCAGGGGCGGTTTAAGACCTCCGACTACGTCGGGATGTTCTACGAAGCGTGCCCCGAGGCGTTCGAAGGCACACCCGGCCGTATTAACAGCGATAAGTTCCCGTTCTTAAAGAACGTGGTCTTCATCGGCGATATCCCCTACAACGGCATGTTCACCTGGGACGAACTCCTCGAGAAGGGAGATGCGATCAGCCCGGACGAGCTCGCCGAGCGTGAGGAGTCGCTTAACTTCGACGACGCGATCAATATCCAGTACACCAGCGGTACGACCGGGTTTCCGAAGGGCGTCGTGCTGACGCACCACAATATCCTCAACAACGGCTACATCATCGGGGAAGGGATGAAGTTCACCGAAGCGGATCGGCTCTGTATCCCGGTGCCCTTCTACCACTGCTTCGGGATGGTGCTCTCGAATATGGCCTGCGTCACCCACGGTTCGACGATGGTGCTCCCCTCCCCCGTCTTCAACGCCGAGGCCGTCCTCCAGACGATCCAGGACGAGAAGTGTACGGCCGTTCACGGTGTCCCGACGATGTTCATCGCCGAGCTCTCGCACCCCAATTTCTCGTCGTTCAAGCTCGACTCGCTCCGGACCGGGATTATGGCCGGCTCTCCCTGCCCGATCGAGGTGATGCGCGAGGTCAATAAAAAGATGAATATGTCCGATATTGTCATCGTCTACGGGCAGACCGAGACCTCCCCCGGCGTCACGATGACGACGACGGTCGACCCGCTCGAGCGGCGCGTCTCCACGGTGGGAAGGCCCTTCCCCCATACGGAGATCAAGATCATCGACCCGAACACGAAGAAGATCGTTCCCCGCGGCGAGACCGGGGAGATCTGCGCCCGGGGCTACTGCGTCATGCGCTGCTACTACAACAACCCGAACGCGACGCACGCCACCATCGACGATAACGGCTGGAATCACACCGGCGACCTCGGAACGATGGACGACGAGGATTATATCCGGATCGTCGGCAGGCTGAAGGATATGGTCATCCGCGGCGGCGAGAATATCTACCCCCGTGAGATCGAGGAGTTCCTCCACAACCACCCGGCAATCGCCGACGTCTACGTCATCGGCGTCCCCGACCAGAAGTACGGCGAAGAGCTGATGGCCTGGATCAAGGTAGAAGGAGGGGCGACCCTGACCGACGACGCGGTGCGGGAATACTGCCGCGGCAAGATCGCCCACTTCAAGATCCCGCGCTACTACAAGTACGTCGACGAGTTCCCGATGACCATCTCCGGCAAGATCCAGAAGTTCAAGATGCGCGAGCAGGCGATCGAGGAACTCAATCTCGAGGGCGCCTCGAAGATCGAAACCGCGTGA
- a CDS encoding ferredoxin domain-containing protein has translation MNSSVETQAVITVARLMALSARTAPKGKGVDAITIAVVTGDELRELAGSMNAFGEENDLAFFIRDAKNVRESDACVLIGSDVGSVVGINCGGCGFVTCAAMLEAQKETLKRDTPFKGYNCVVRMADLGIAVGSAAKTASIHNVDNRIMYTAGVGAIRLGWMPGCGVAYGIPLKASGKNIFFDRTR, from the coding sequence ATGAACAGCAGTGTCGAGACACAAGCCGTCATCACCGTCGCCCGGTTGATGGCACTCTCCGCACGGACGGCTCCGAAGGGAAAAGGAGTCGATGCGATAACGATCGCAGTGGTCACCGGTGACGAGCTCCGCGAGCTTGCCGGGTCGATGAACGCCTTCGGCGAAGAGAACGATCTGGCTTTCTTCATCAGGGATGCAAAGAACGTAAGAGAGAGCGACGCTTGCGTCCTTATCGGATCCGATGTTGGAAGCGTCGTCGGGATCAACTGTGGAGGATGCGGATTTGTGACCTGTGCAGCGATGCTGGAAGCGCAGAAGGAGACCCTGAAGAGGGATACGCCGTTCAAAGGGTATAACTGCGTCGTCAGGATGGCAGATCTCGGCATCGCCGTCGGCTCTGCCGCGAAGACGGCGTCCATCCACAATGTCGACAACCGGATCATGTATACCGCCGGCGTCGGCGCGATCAGGCTCGGCTGGATGCCGGGGTGCGGCGTCGCCTACGGTATTCCTCTCAAGGCATCTGGCAAGAATATCTTCTTTGACCGCACACGCTAA
- a CDS encoding amidohydrolase has protein sequence MKEIIDDIFEREGSTLITDVLVGGKRVDIAIDETGTIVEIGEKNGVRDVIDIDIAVDGSESIAIPGLVNTHTHAAMTLLRGYADDMPLQDWLTQKIWPLEAHLTGDDVYWGTKLACLEMIRSGTTAFNDMYFFMERAAEATDEMGIRGTFAHGFIDLGMEEKRETEIKATETLVSHIKGQKNPRLTAAVGPHAVYTVSPEGLRWCAEYAREQEIGIHIHVSETEKEVVDCVAQFGKRPPALLDDCGCLTPRTVAAHCCWLDEADCRLFGERGVNASHNPASNMKLAVGRAMPYHHLREYGANVCLGTDGCASNNNLDMLEEVKFAALLQKFAWNSQTLLPAEEAIRVATAGGARALGIGSGTLTVGAPADIVLVDRRKACATPLHNADSNIAYACNGGAVHTVLCGGRFVMYDRVVPGEAAILKGAAEAAAALVCRAQDAS, from the coding sequence ATGAAGGAGATTATCGACGATATCTTTGAGAGAGAGGGTTCTACCCTCATCACCGACGTTCTCGTCGGCGGGAAGCGGGTGGACATTGCGATAGACGAGACGGGGACGATCGTCGAGATCGGCGAGAAGAACGGCGTGCGGGACGTCATCGATATCGACATAGCCGTCGACGGCTCCGAGAGCATCGCCATCCCGGGACTCGTAAACACCCATACCCACGCGGCGATGACGCTGCTGCGGGGGTATGCGGACGACATGCCGCTCCAGGACTGGCTGACACAGAAGATCTGGCCGCTTGAAGCGCACCTGACCGGTGACGACGTCTACTGGGGCACGAAACTTGCATGTCTCGAGATGATCCGCTCGGGCACGACCGCCTTCAACGACATGTACTTCTTCATGGAGCGGGCCGCCGAAGCGACCGACGAGATGGGGATCCGGGGCACCTTCGCCCACGGGTTCATCGACCTCGGCATGGAGGAGAAGCGCGAGACCGAGATCAAAGCGACCGAAACGCTCGTCTCCCACATCAAAGGGCAGAAGAACCCGCGGCTCACGGCAGCGGTCGGGCCGCACGCGGTCTACACCGTCTCTCCGGAAGGGCTCCGCTGGTGTGCCGAATACGCTCGCGAGCAGGAGATCGGGATCCACATCCACGTCAGCGAGACCGAGAAAGAGGTCGTCGACTGTGTGGCGCAGTTCGGCAAACGTCCTCCCGCGCTCCTCGACGACTGCGGATGCTTAACGCCGCGTACCGTCGCCGCTCACTGCTGCTGGCTCGACGAGGCCGACTGCCGTCTCTTTGGGGAGCGCGGCGTCAACGCCTCCCACAACCCTGCAAGCAACATGAAGCTCGCCGTCGGGCGTGCCATGCCCTACCACCACCTCCGGGAGTACGGCGCGAACGTCTGCCTCGGAACCGACGGCTGCGCCTCGAACAACAATCTGGACATGCTCGAGGAAGTGAAGTTTGCAGCCCTTTTGCAGAAGTTCGCCTGGAACTCCCAGACGCTGCTCCCCGCAGAGGAGGCGATCCGGGTCGCAACGGCGGGAGGGGCACGGGCGCTCGGCATCGGCTCCGGTACCCTGACCGTCGGAGCACCCGCCGACATCGTGCTCGTCGACCGCCGGAAGGCGTGCGCAACGCCGCTCCACAACGCCGACTCGAACATCGCCTACGCCTGCAACGGGGGAGCGGTGCATACCGTCCTCTGCGGCGGCAGGTTCGTCATGTACGACCGGGTCGTCCCCGGCGAGGCCGCTATCCTGAAAGGAGCCGCAGAAGCTGCCGCGGCGCTGGTCTGCCGGGCACAAGACGCCTCGTAA
- a CDS encoding MTAP family purine nucleoside phosphorylase, whose protein sequence is MLGIIGGTSLLFADLPPLTKETVSTPFGRAEVYTGEFALLMRHQFGLPPHRINYRACLAALAILGVDRIVAFGSAGSLRAAITPGSVVVPSDYLSITDIPSIHDYRIEHIRPELDPELCGILSELVPQAHNGGIYVQTRGPRIETVAEVKALAKVADIVGMTVASEATLALELGMRYAAVCTVDNYAHGIGEELLTYEHILATSREYCGRTEEILKKIVERLA, encoded by the coding sequence ATGCTCGGGATCATCGGTGGAACGAGCCTGCTCTTCGCCGACCTGCCGCCGCTTACAAAGGAGACCGTCAGCACGCCTTTCGGGCGTGCCGAAGTGTATACGGGAGAGTTCGCACTCCTCATGCGCCACCAGTTCGGCCTGCCCCCCCACCGCATCAACTACCGTGCCTGCCTTGCGGCGCTCGCCATCCTCGGAGTGGATCGGATCGTTGCCTTCGGCTCTGCCGGGTCGCTCCGGGCTGCCATCACGCCGGGATCGGTGGTGGTTCCGTCCGACTACCTGAGCATAACTGATATACCCTCGATCCACGACTACCGGATCGAACACATCCGGCCGGAACTGGATCCGGAGCTCTGTGGAATACTCTCTGAACTGGTGCCGCAGGCTCATAACGGTGGAATATACGTCCAGACGCGCGGCCCGCGCATCGAGACGGTCGCCGAGGTCAAAGCACTTGCAAAGGTTGCAGATATCGTCGGCATGACGGTGGCGAGCGAGGCGACGCTCGCTCTCGAGCTCGGCATGCGGTATGCCGCCGTCTGCACGGTGGACAACTACGCGCACGGAATCGGTGAGGAACTCCTCACCTACGAACACATCCTCGCAACCTCGCGGGAGTACTGCGGGAGAACCGAGGAGATCCTCAAAAAAATTGTGGAGCGATTGGCATGA
- a CDS encoding glycosyltransferase, whose protein sequence is MISIIIPTFNEEANIARCLSSLADQTVPRSTYEIIVVDGNSKDRTRELAEPLADSVFIQKSKKVGGARNDGAMESQGSIVATTDADCILPRNWVETIARDFDRRDIVQLYGTVYPLEGGIKNHLSLVGANTFSRLGYHTRTIYFTLGCNTAFDREAFIEAGMYRCIDAGDDLEIAQRMRKLGRVMLDPSLRVGFSMRRYQQFGTIKSVYEWLAIVASGGDSAKATYSKRTYK, encoded by the coding sequence ATGATATCGATCATCATTCCGACCTTCAACGAAGAAGCAAATATCGCCCGGTGCTTATCGTCGCTCGCCGACCAGACGGTGCCGCGCAGCACCTACGAGATCATCGTTGTGGACGGAAACTCGAAAGACCGGACGCGCGAACTCGCCGAACCGCTCGCCGACAGCGTCTTTATCCAGAAGAGCAAGAAGGTCGGGGGCGCCAGAAACGACGGCGCGATGGAGTCGCAGGGATCGATCGTCGCGACGACGGATGCGGACTGCATCCTCCCCCGGAACTGGGTGGAGACGATCGCACGCGACTTCGACCGCCGCGATATCGTCCAGCTCTACGGCACCGTCTATCCCCTCGAAGGCGGGATCAAGAACCACCTCTCGCTCGTCGGCGCCAACACCTTCTCCCGGCTCGGCTACCATACCCGAACCATCTACTTCACGCTCGGATGCAATACCGCGTTCGACCGCGAGGCCTTCATCGAGGCGGGGATGTACCGGTGCATCGACGCCGGAGACGACCTTGAGATAGCGCAAAGGATGCGAAAACTCGGCAGGGTGATGCTCGACCCGTCCCTGCGCGTCGGTTTCTCGATGCGCCGCTACCAGCAGTTCGGGACGATCAAGTCCGTCTACGAGTGGCTGGCGATCGTGGCGAGCGGCGGCGACTCTGCAAAAGCCACCTACTCGAAACGGACGTACAAGTGA
- a CDS encoding GHMP family kinase ATP-binding protein, translating to MAVMKIRGGDLDLVEYEFPSFPPGENLRTLGLKKEYALSPVPGTVRVRAPSRIHLTVLDMNRFAPDRPGGGGIGFAIQTYCTAEVTCIPSGIEIDYSRKPILRHFIEVFRNVVGYEGGFAISARDHMHEHVGLGSTSTILIAVANALNAAIGSPLTQDQLRLLLGSNYVEETAEGSVAFGFETGVGPAVSTYGGMAIMGDELTLVYRHPFAEGKRVYIAIPPSDISSAGEKEFDLLMNKARTLDYRDRELKSYMVLMDLIPALEQGNLAKIGEIIWEIEFRGSKRAEVEHHGFELYRYMAALRDAGLEFVGMSSVGPSIAVITDRDEADVATVFGSLGLKIAIATEVDNEGLTISLPDH from the coding sequence ATGGCTGTCATGAAGATACGGGGAGGCGATCTCGATCTCGTCGAGTACGAATTCCCCTCATTCCCTCCGGGTGAGAATCTCCGGACACTCGGGTTAAAAAAGGAGTACGCTCTTTCTCCCGTCCCGGGAACCGTACGGGTGCGGGCACCCTCCCGCATCCACCTCACCGTCCTTGACATGAACCGGTTCGCGCCGGACCGGCCGGGCGGCGGCGGGATCGGGTTTGCCATTCAGACGTACTGCACCGCAGAGGTTACCTGCATCCCATCCGGAATAGAGATCGACTACTCGCGAAAGCCCATCCTGCGCCACTTCATCGAGGTCTTCCGGAACGTCGTCGGCTACGAGGGAGGGTTCGCCATCTCGGCACGCGACCACATGCACGAGCATGTAGGCCTCGGGTCGACCAGCACCATTCTGATCGCCGTTGCAAACGCCCTGAACGCTGCGATCGGCTCTCCGCTGACGCAGGATCAGCTCCGCCTCCTCCTCGGCAGCAACTACGTCGAAGAGACGGCCGAGGGAAGTGTCGCCTTCGGGTTCGAGACCGGCGTCGGGCCTGCCGTCAGCACCTACGGCGGCATGGCGATTATGGGCGACGAACTGACGCTCGTCTACCGCCATCCCTTCGCCGAAGGGAAGCGGGTTTACATCGCCATCCCGCCCTCGGACATCTCGAGCGCCGGTGAGAAAGAGTTCGATCTCCTGATGAACAAGGCACGGACGCTCGACTACCGCGACCGCGAGCTCAAGTCGTATATGGTTCTGATGGACCTTATCCCGGCTCTCGAGCAGGGCAATCTTGCGAAGATCGGCGAGATCATCTGGGAGATCGAGTTCCGCGGTTCGAAGCGTGCCGAGGTCGAGCACCACGGGTTCGAACTCTACCGGTATATGGCCGCCCTACGCGATGCCGGACTTGAGTTCGTCGGGATGAGTTCGGTAGGCCCCTCGATCGCCGTCATCACCGACCGCGATGAAGCAGACGTGGCCACGGTTTTCGGATCCCTCGGCCTGAAGATCGCCATCGCCACCGAGGTCGATAACGAAGGCCTGACAATCAGCCTCCCCGACCACTAA
- the msrA gene encoding peptide-methionine (S)-S-oxide reductase MsrA — protein sequence MAEKSDFEKATFGAGCFWGVEEAFQEVPGVVSTAVGFMGGTVENPSYRDVCTGRTGHAEVVEVVYDPTVVRYENLLHVFWTVHDPTTLNRQGPDVGTQYRSVIFYHTPEQEAAARESKEQIGRSGKFRREIVTAIEPASTFWRAEEYHQQYFAKQGRTGCRF from the coding sequence ATGGCAGAGAAGAGTGATTTTGAGAAGGCTACGTTCGGTGCAGGCTGTTTCTGGGGCGTCGAAGAGGCGTTCCAGGAGGTTCCCGGCGTCGTATCGACGGCGGTCGGGTTTATGGGAGGTACGGTCGAGAACCCCTCCTACCGGGATGTCTGCACGGGGCGAACCGGCCATGCGGAGGTGGTCGAGGTAGTGTACGACCCGACGGTGGTGCGGTACGAGAACCTGCTGCACGTATTCTGGACGGTGCATGACCCGACGACGCTAAACCGGCAGGGGCCGGATGTCGGGACGCAGTACCGGTCGGTGATCTTTTACCACACCCCGGAGCAGGAGGCCGCCGCCCGGGAGTCGAAAGAGCAGATCGGGCGCTCCGGCAAGTTTCGGAGGGAGATCGTCACCGCGATCGAACCGGCCTCGACATTCTGGCGGGCGGAGGAGTATCACCAGCAGTATTTTGCGAAGCAGGGGAGGACGGGCTGTCGGTTCTGA
- a CDS encoding LamG-like jellyroll fold domain-containing protein — MSLKEYALLLVVAAALAGHVSAIEIPLLLFEDSFETGTFENWDEAQCRWRIGTDSHTGEYAAACIVEGKVDAPGRALIKTLDYTGSYRVEGWFKTTKLGTLTCSSLYILGEVPGKESLLYSLQVIEGGRIGYNQRNESGKHCLYSDEPVVRAGQWHRFAVCYDRDASTQSVWIDGRYLGTSLLRTLSGEPVRPDECISLRIGGGSTWGVGDEPDIAIIDDIRVTTA, encoded by the coding sequence ATGAGTTTGAAAGAGTATGCCCTGCTTCTGGTGGTTGCCGCAGCCCTTGCCGGTCACGTCTCGGCGATAGAGATCCCGCTCCTGCTCTTTGAAGACTCTTTCGAGACCGGGACTTTTGAGAACTGGGATGAGGCGCAGTGCCGGTGGCGGATCGGAACCGACTCCCATACAGGAGAGTATGCAGCAGCCTGTATCGTCGAAGGAAAGGTCGATGCGCCCGGCAGGGCGCTCATCAAGACACTGGACTATACCGGCAGCTACAGAGTCGAGGGGTGGTTCAAGACCACCAAACTCGGCACTCTTACCTGCAGCAGCCTGTACATCCTCGGGGAGGTTCCCGGGAAAGAATCGCTCCTCTATTCGCTGCAGGTGATCGAGGGCGGCCGGATCGGCTACAACCAGCGGAACGAATCAGGGAAGCACTGCCTCTACTCCGACGAACCTGTAGTCAGGGCGGGGCAGTGGCACCGGTTCGCCGTCTGCTACGACCGTGACGCATCGACCCAATCGGTCTGGATCGACGGCCGGTATCTCGGGACGTCGCTGTTACGGACGCTCTCCGGTGAACCCGTCAGACCGGACGAATGCATATCGCTCCGGATAGGCGGCGGGTCAACCTGGGGGGTCGGGGACGAACCCGATATTGCGATCATCGACGATATCCGGGTGACGACCGCGTGA
- a CDS encoding bifunctional 5,6,7,8-tetrahydromethanopterin hydro-lyase/3-hexulose-6-phosphate synthase — MYLIGEALVGEGAELAHIDLIIGDKNGAVGQAFANAFSQLSAGHTPLLGVVRPNLMTKPATLVIPKVTLKKEAQVNQMFGPMQAAVAKAVADSVEEGVFEGIDLEDIVILASVFMHPSAEDYNRIYRFNYGAMKLAVRRALDKFPDTGTLLHEKDRAAHAVMGFKVQRLWDPPYLQVAMDLVDMRQVERVLSELPQNDHLLIEAGTPLIKKFGLSVIGEIRKLRPNAFIIADLKTLDTGNLEARMAADAGADAVVISGLAPVSTIEKAISDTKKTGIYTVVDMLNVEDPVGLIASLAVKPDIVELHRAIDVEGTEHAWGNIPAIKEAGGKRLLVATAGGIRQHVVKKALASGADILVVGRAITASKNIQHAAEEFLEELSQEEIDQFRIMTDF, encoded by the coding sequence ATGTATCTTATTGGCGAAGCACTCGTTGGAGAAGGCGCGGAACTCGCGCATATCGATTTAATTATCGGGGATAAGAACGGAGCCGTCGGGCAGGCGTTCGCAAATGCATTCTCGCAGCTCTCGGCGGGCCACACGCCCCTGCTCGGTGTCGTGCGTCCGAACCTGATGACCAAGCCCGCAACCCTCGTCATCCCGAAGGTCACCCTCAAGAAAGAGGCGCAGGTGAACCAGATGTTCGGGCCCATGCAGGCCGCAGTCGCAAAGGCCGTAGCCGACTCGGTCGAAGAAGGTGTCTTTGAGGGGATCGATCTCGAGGATATCGTTATCCTCGCAAGCGTTTTCATGCACCCGAGCGCCGAGGACTACAACAGGATCTACCGCTTCAACTACGGGGCGATGAAGCTCGCCGTCCGGCGTGCGCTCGATAAGTTCCCCGACACCGGGACGCTCCTCCATGAAAAAGACCGTGCAGCCCACGCCGTCATGGGCTTCAAGGTGCAGCGGCTCTGGGATCCGCCCTACCTGCAGGTCGCCATGGACCTCGTGGACATGCGGCAGGTCGAGCGGGTGCTCTCCGAACTTCCGCAGAACGATCACCTCCTCATCGAGGCCGGCACACCGCTCATCAAGAAGTTCGGTCTCTCGGTGATAGGCGAGATCCGGAAACTCCGGCCGAACGCCTTCATCATCGCGGACTTAAAGACGCTCGACACCGGCAACCTCGAGGCACGGATGGCCGCCGACGCCGGCGCCGACGCCGTCGTCATCTCCGGGCTTGCGCCCGTCTCGACGATCGAAAAGGCGATCAGCGACACCAAAAAGACCGGTATCTACACCGTCGTCGACATGCTGAACGTCGAAGACCCGGTCGGCCTCATCGCGAGCCTCGCCGTCAAGCCCGATATCGTCGAACTCCACCGTGCTATCGACGTGGAAGGAACCGAGCACGCCTGGGGCAACATCCCTGCCATCAAGGAAGCGGGCGGCAAGAGGCTCCTCGTCGCAACGGCAGGCGGCATCAGGCAGCACGTCGTGAAGAAGGCTCTTGCCTCCGGTGCCGATATCCTCGTCGTCGGGCGCGCCATCACCGCAAGCAAGAACATCCAGCATGCGGCCGAAGAGTTCCTCGAAGAACTCAGCCAGGAAGAGATCGACCAGTTCAGAATCATGACCGATTTCTAA